The following is a genomic window from Variovorax paradoxus.
AGTTCTCGCTGTCGCTGGTGGCGCTGAAGGCGCTGCCGGTGGTGATCTTGGGCGGCCTCACCTCGATTCCGGGCGCCATCATTGGCGGCCTGCTGATCGGCGTGGGCGAGAAGCTTTCTGAAATTTATCTCGGCCCCATGCTCGGTGGCGGCATCGAGATCTGGTTTGCCTACGTTCTTGCCCTGGTGTTCTTGCTGGTTCGCCCGCAAGGCCTGTTCGGCGAGAAGATCATCGATCGGGTTTGAGATGTTCTATAGAGAAAACGGCCAGTTCAAGTCGAGCTACAGGGCCGACCAGCAGATCTTTCCGATCGCGCAGGACCGCATTGCCATCCTGGTGCTGCTGCTCGTGGCTTTCATCGTGGTGCCGCTGGGCGTGTCCGACTACTGGATGCGCGCCATCCTCACGCCCTTCCTGATTCTTTCGCTCGCCGCGCTGGGCCTCAACATCCTGGTCGGCTACTGCGGGCAGATCTCGCTGGGCACCGGTGCGTTCATGGCGGTGGGCGCGTATGCGGCCTACAACTTCCAGGTGCGCATCGACGGCATGCCGCTGATTGCATCGCTGCTGCTCGGCGGCCTCTGCGCCACGTTCATCGGCGTGCTGTTCGGTATTCCGAGCCTGCGCATCAAGGGGCTGTACCTCGCGGTGGCCACGCTCGCGGCGCAGTTCTTTACCGACTGGGCGTTTCTTCGCATCCAGTGGTTCACCAACAACTCGTCGTCGGGTTCGGTGAGCGTGGCGGGGCTCAACGTGTTCGGTGTGCCGATCGAATCGCCGGTGCAGAAGTACCTGTTCTGCCTCGTCTTCGTGGTGGTGTTCGCGCTGCTCGCCAAGAACCTGGTGCGCAGCGCCATCGGCCGCGAGTGGATGGCCATGCGCGACATGGACGTTGCCGCCGCGGTGATTGGCATTCGCCCGGTGTACGCCAAGCTCACGGCCTTTGCAGTGAGCAGCTTCATCGTCGGCGTGGCCGGCGCGCTGTGGGGCTTCATTCACCTGGGTGCGTGGGAGCCGGCGGCGTTCAGCATCGACCGCTCTTTCCAGCTGCTGTTCATGGTGATCATCGGCGGGCTCGGCTCGATCATGGGCAGCTTCTTCGGCGCCGCCTTCATCGTGCTGCTGCCGCTCTTTCTGAACCAGCTGCCGGGGTGGCTGGGCTTTTCGATCTCGACCGCGCTGGCCTCGCACCTGGAGACCATGATCTTCGGCGCGCTGATCGTGTTCTTCCTGATCGTGGAGCCGCACGGCCTTGCAAGGCTGTGGTCCACGGGCAAGGAGAAATTGCGGCTCTGGCCGTTCCCCCACTGACTTTTTTGATTCGTTCGTAGAAACCGGCACAGAGGTGCCCACATAAGGAGACAGGCATGAAACTGAAATCGCTCGCTCTGACCGCCGCCCTGGTGGCCGGCACCGTCGGCACCCTGCTCGCGCCATCGCTCGCGCAAGCCCAGGCCAAGGAACAGTTCTTCCCGCTGCTGGTGTACCGCACAGGGCCTTACGCGCCCAACGGCACGCCATGGGCCAACGGCAAGCAGGACTACATCAAGTACGTCAACGCCACCGGCGGCATCAACGGCGTGAAGATCACGTACGAAGAATGCGAAACGGGCTACGCGACCGACAAGGGCGTGGAGTGCTACGAGCGCCTGAAGGGCCGCCCCGGCGTGACGCTGTTCGACCCGCAGGCCACCGGCATCACCTTTGCGCTGACCGACAAGGTGCCCACCGACAAGATCCCGCTCATCACGCTGGGCTACGGCCTCTCGGCCTCGCAGGACGGCAGCGTGTTCAAGTGGAACTTCCCGCTGATGGGCAGCTACTGGACGGCGGCCGACATCCTGGTGCAGCACATCGGCAAGAAGGAAGGCGGCATGGACAAGCTCAAGGGCAAGAAGATCGCCCTTGTCTATCACGACTCGCCTTTCGGCAAGGAGCCGATTCCGCTGCTGCAGGAGCGTGCCAAGCAGAACGGCTTCGAGCTGTCGCTCATTCCGGTCACCGCGCCCGGCGTCGAGCAGAAGTCCGCCTGGCTGCAGGTGCGCCAGTCGCGGCCCGACTACGTGATGCTGTGGGGCTGGGGCGTGATGAACTCCACCGCGCTGAAGGAAGCGGTGGCCACGGGCTACCCGCGCGAGAAGATGTATGGCGTGTGGTGGGCCGGCGCCGAGCCCGACGTGAAGGACGTGGGCGCCAATGCCAAGGGCTACAACGCGCTGGCGCTCAACACCTCGGGCACCGAGCCGAAGGTGATCCAGGAAATCCTCAAGCAGGTGCACGACAAGGGCCAAGGCACGGGGCCGAAGGAAGAAGTGGGCTCGGTGCTCTACACGCGCGGCGTGATCATCCAGATGCTCGGCGTCGAAGCGGTGAAGCGCGCGCAGGAGCGCTTCGGCAAGGGCAAGGTCATGACCGGCGAGCAAGTGCGCTGGGGCATGGAAAACCTGGCGCTCGACCAGAAGAAGCTCGACTCGCTGGGCTTCTCCGGTGTGCTGCGTCCGGTGAGCACATCGTGCCAGGACCACATGGGCTCGACCTGGGCGCGCGTGCACACCTGGGACGGCGCCAAGTGGGGCGGCATGTCCGACTGGTACCAGGCCGACGAGCAGATCATCAAGCCGATGGTGAAGGTTGCGGCCGAGAAGTACGCAGGCGAGAAGAAGCTCACGCGCCGCGACGCAGCGGACTGCAGCATGTGACGGCTTGACCCACCGTGGCGGCTCGCAAGAGCCGCCATTCGAAAGAACAGCTGCCTGTTGTCGTTGTTCTTTCGAATGCTTCGGACCACACCATGAGCGAATCCAAAATCCTTCTCGATGTCAACGGCATCGAGGTCATCTACAACCACGTGATCCTGGTGCTGAAGGGCGTGTCGCTCACGGTGCCCGAGGGCGGCATCGTGGCGCTGCTGGGCGGCAACGGCGCGGGCAAGACAACCACGCTGCGCGCCGTGAGCAACCTGCTCGCGGGCGAACGCGGTGCGGTGACCAAGGGCACCATCGAGTTGCGCGGCGAGCGCATCGAGGCGCTTTCGCCCTCCGAGCTGGTGAAGCGCGGGCTGATCCAGGTGATGGAAGGCCGCCACTGCTTCGCGCACCTGACGATCGAAGAAAACCTGATGACCGGCGCCTACACGCGCACCGACGGCAAGGCCGCGGTGCAGCAGACGCTGGAGAAGGTGTATGCATACTTTCCGCGCCTGAAGACGCGGCGCACATCGCAGGCGGCCTACACGTCGGGCGGCGAGCAGCAGATGTGCGCCATTGGCCGCGCGCTGATGGCCAACCCGACGATGGTGCTGCTCGACGAGCCCTCGATGGGGCTGGCGCCGCAAATCGTGGAGGAGGTGTTCGAGATCGTGAAAGACCTGAACACCAAGGAGCGCGTGACCTTTCTTCTGGCCGAGCAGAACACCAACATGGCGCTGCGCTACGCGGACTACGGCTACATCCTGGAGAACGGCCGCATCGTGATGGACGGCGAGGCCAGGAGCCTGCGCGAGAACGAGGACGTGAAGGAGTTCTACCTTGGCGTCGGCGGTGCGGACCGAAAGAGTTTTCGCGACGTGAAGAGCTACAAGCGGCGCAAGAGGTGGCTGGCGTGAAACACCCGTGCGCTGCTGTTCAGGGCGCGATCCCGCCGACGGGGTACCTTGCTCCGCGAATGTCCCCCGCCTTCGGCTCCTCATTTATTTCGCTGCGCAAGGCACCCCATCGGCGTGCTCGTCATGCGCAATGGTCGTTGATCGCCGGTACACCAGCAGCGTGTACCAGCGCACAGGGCATCGGGTGCTCCCCGCAGCGAAATAAAGGAGGAGGCCGCAGGCCGGGGGACATTCGCGGGGGTGCCTTGCGCAGCGAAATAAAGGAGGAGGCCGCAGGCCGGGGGACATTCGCGGAGGGGAGTACCCGGTGGCCTGTGCACACGCCCCGAACGCGTCCGCATTGGACTTCCACGCGTTGCAAATCAAGACATGAAGGTACGGACATGACCGACCACTACGACAAGCTAGAAATCCGTGACCCCGCCGAACGAGAGCGCGACCTCCTGGCCGCGCTGCCGAAGCAGATTGCGCAGGCCCAGACCGCAGCGCCCGCTTTCGCAAAAATTCTCGACGGCGTAAAGCCCGCCGACATCACCACACGCGAAGCGCTCGCCAGGCTGCCCGTCACGCGCAAGACGGAACTGCTCGAACTGCAGAAGCAGCGCCGTGCCGACGACCCTTTTGGTGGGTTTTCTGCCATCGGCCGCGGCACCCGCATGCCGCGCGTGTTCGCAAGCCCCGGCACCATCTATGAGCCCGAAGGCGAAGCGCGCGACTACTGGCGTACCGCGCGCGCACTGCATGCAGCCGGCTTTCGCAGCGGCGAGCTTATTCACAACAGCTTCAGCTACCACATGACACCGGCCGGCTCCATCATGGAGAGCGGCGCGCGTGCCATGGGTTGCACCGTGTTTGCGGGCGGCACCGGCCAGACCGAGCAGCAGCTCGAAGCCATGGTCGACCTGAAGCCCGAAGGCTACGCGGGCACGCCGAGCTTCCTGAAGATCTTGCTGGAGAAGGCCGAAGAGAAAGGCCTGAAGTTGCCCTCGCTCACCAAGGCCCTTGTTTCCGGCGAAGCTTTTCCGCCCAGCCTGCATGACTGGATTGCAGCGCACGGCGTGAAGGGCACCCAGTGCTACGCCACCGCCGACCTGGGCCTCATCGCCTACGAAACCAGCGCGCGCGAAGGCCTGGTGATCGACGAAGGCGTGCTGGTCGAGATCGTGCGCCCCGGCACCGGAGACCCCGTGCCCGATGGCGAGGTGGGCGAAATTGTGGTGACCACCTTCAACCCCGACTACCCGTTGGTGCGCTTCGGCACCGGAGACCTCTCCGCTGTGCTTGCGGGCACCTGCCCCACGGGCCGCACCAACAAGCGCATCAAGGGCTGGCTCGGCCGCGCCGACCAGACCACCAAGGTCCGCGGCATGTTCGTGCATCCTTCGCAGGTCGCTGAAATCGTTCGGCGCTTTCCGGAGATCGTGCGTGCGCGCCTCGTGGTGTCAGGCGAAATGGGCGACGACCAGATGACCCTCAGGCTCGAGTGCGCCGGCGCGCCGGCCGGGCTCGATGCGCGCATTGCCGATGCGGTGCGCGAAGTGACCAAGCTGCGCGGCACCATCGAGCTGGTGGCGCCGGGCACGCTGCCGAACGACGGCAAGGTGATCGAGGACGCGCGCAGCTACAAGTAACGGCGGTAGAAACGGCGCGTGACTGCACGCACCACAAACACCAGCAGCACAAGGTAGACCACCGCCATTGCAACCGCGAGCATCACGAGGCTGCCGCTGCTGCTTTGGCCCGAAAAGCTCACGCTCGCAATCCACAACAGGCCGCCGACCGCGAGTGCAATGCACACCGCCTGCAACAGGGCAAAGGCCGAGACCGCCGCCGCCACGGCCCGGAAGGGACGCGTCTGCGCAGGCGCAGGTTCGGCGCCAAGCCACCCGGCCCAGAACGCCAGCCCATAGACCAGCAGCGGCAGCGCAAACCAGGCCAGAAGAAGCGGCAGCACTTCGGTGTCCCTCGACATATCGACCCAGCCGCTCGCGGCGTTGCCGATCCACATCTGCAGCGAGACGAATATTGCGGCAATCACCAGCGCCACCGCGCCGCGCTTCGAAGCGGCACCGCCAGGCTCCGCGCCGTAGCGTTCATCCTCGACTGCGATCCCGCGCTCGCGCAATGCAAAACGTGCGGCAAGCCACACGCTCGCGATGACGACGAGCACCTGGAGAACCGACTGGAGCAGCATCGACATGGCCATGATCGAGCGCAAGCCGTACGCGTCGACCGCCTCGTGCATCGGCCCGCCCGGCATGAAGAGCACCTGTGCCTGGTAGAACAGCGGCGTCAATGCAAGGGCGTTGACCACCATCGCCGGCAGGAACACGGCGGCAAAGCGACTTCCCGGGCTGCGAAGCTGCGCAACGCGGGCGGCACCGCGCTCGTCGAGCGCCTTGCGCGCATGGCACCACGCCAGCGTGGCGGCCAGCAGCCAGGCCGTTGCAACACGCGACAGCAGCGGAACCCACACGCCGGGCTGCGCGTACACGCTGCGCATCTGCTCGCTGTGCGGCGACGAAGGCAGCAGCTGCACTGTCATGCTCACGATGAACAGGGCCGCATCGATGGCCACGACAGTCCATGCAAAGTCTCTGGGCAGGCGCTGTGCGCGCTCGAAAGATGGAGATGCCGCCATACGATAGGAATACTTTCGCCTTGATGAGCCCACCGCCGGCGCGCAGAGGGCCAGGCGAGGTGAAAGCGGCGAGCGTACCGGATCGCGATGGCAGCACTCCCAAGCCCGTGCAAAGCAGCACAGGCGTGCTCAGTGCGCGAGTGCGGCCTCGGCGTCTTCGGGCGTGGGGCCCACGTACACCGATTGCGGCCGTATCAGCCGCCCCTTCTTCACCTGCTCGCGCGCATGCGCGATCCATCCACTCACGCGCCCGGCTGCGAACACGCAAGTGAAGCTCTCGCGGCCAAAACCCAGGGCTTCGAGCAGCAGCGCGGTATAGAACTCCACATTGGTTTCCAGTGCGCGATCGGGTTTCTTCTCGCGCAGGATGGCCAGCGCGGCTTTCTCGGCGGCCTCTGCCAGTTCGAAGCGCGCGGCAT
Proteins encoded in this region:
- a CDS encoding branched-chain amino acid ABC transporter permease, with product MFYRENGQFKSSYRADQQIFPIAQDRIAILVLLLVAFIVVPLGVSDYWMRAILTPFLILSLAALGLNILVGYCGQISLGTGAFMAVGAYAAYNFQVRIDGMPLIASLLLGGLCATFIGVLFGIPSLRIKGLYLAVATLAAQFFTDWAFLRIQWFTNNSSSGSVSVAGLNVFGVPIESPVQKYLFCLVFVVVFALLAKNLVRSAIGREWMAMRDMDVAAAVIGIRPVYAKLTAFAVSSFIVGVAGALWGFIHLGAWEPAAFSIDRSFQLLFMVIIGGLGSIMGSFFGAAFIVLLPLFLNQLPGWLGFSISTALASHLETMIFGALIVFFLIVEPHGLARLWSTGKEKLRLWPFPH
- a CDS encoding ABC transporter substrate-binding protein, with the protein product MKLKSLALTAALVAGTVGTLLAPSLAQAQAKEQFFPLLVYRTGPYAPNGTPWANGKQDYIKYVNATGGINGVKITYEECETGYATDKGVECYERLKGRPGVTLFDPQATGITFALTDKVPTDKIPLITLGYGLSASQDGSVFKWNFPLMGSYWTAADILVQHIGKKEGGMDKLKGKKIALVYHDSPFGKEPIPLLQERAKQNGFELSLIPVTAPGVEQKSAWLQVRQSRPDYVMLWGWGVMNSTALKEAVATGYPREKMYGVWWAGAEPDVKDVGANAKGYNALALNTSGTEPKVIQEILKQVHDKGQGTGPKEEVGSVLYTRGVIIQMLGVEAVKRAQERFGKGKVMTGEQVRWGMENLALDQKKLDSLGFSGVLRPVSTSCQDHMGSTWARVHTWDGAKWGGMSDWYQADEQIIKPMVKVAAEKYAGEKKLTRRDAADCSM
- a CDS encoding ABC transporter ATP-binding protein produces the protein MSESKILLDVNGIEVIYNHVILVLKGVSLTVPEGGIVALLGGNGAGKTTTLRAVSNLLAGERGAVTKGTIELRGERIEALSPSELVKRGLIQVMEGRHCFAHLTIEENLMTGAYTRTDGKAAVQQTLEKVYAYFPRLKTRRTSQAAYTSGGEQQMCAIGRALMANPTMVLLDEPSMGLAPQIVEEVFEIVKDLNTKERVTFLLAEQNTNMALRYADYGYILENGRIVMDGEARSLRENEDVKEFYLGVGGADRKSFRDVKSYKRRKRWLA
- a CDS encoding phenylacetate--CoA ligase family protein, encoding MTDHYDKLEIRDPAERERDLLAALPKQIAQAQTAAPAFAKILDGVKPADITTREALARLPVTRKTELLELQKQRRADDPFGGFSAIGRGTRMPRVFASPGTIYEPEGEARDYWRTARALHAAGFRSGELIHNSFSYHMTPAGSIMESGARAMGCTVFAGGTGQTEQQLEAMVDLKPEGYAGTPSFLKILLEKAEEKGLKLPSLTKALVSGEAFPPSLHDWIAAHGVKGTQCYATADLGLIAYETSAREGLVIDEGVLVEIVRPGTGDPVPDGEVGEIVVTTFNPDYPLVRFGTGDLSAVLAGTCPTGRTNKRIKGWLGRADQTTKVRGMFVHPSQVAEIVRRFPEIVRARLVVSGEMGDDQMTLRLECAGAPAGLDARIADAVREVTKLRGTIELVAPGTLPNDGKVIEDARSYK